From the Halopelagius longus genome, the window TCCTTTTGTTACATCGTGAATGAACTTACCTCCACCGGGTTTATCGGTGAGATCACCAACATTCTGCACTCGTTTGTCCCACTGGAATTCAGTATTCTTCGCAGGTCCGTCGTGGTTGTGATTTTCCCACTTCGTCTCAGTCGAGGGACCAGCGTATTCCGCTGCGGGCCCAGCATTATCCTGGGTAACTTCAAGATCAGGGACCATAGCTGTGCCTCTCTCTAGCTTTGATCGGTCCCCACTCACAACTAGCAGATCTATCTCGGGGAGATCGTGAATAATCGTTGTTCTTGAGGGAAGGTCGTTGCGAGATACCTCCTGAAGGTCAACTAAGTACCGTGATCTATGACTTCGGGAGCTTACTGTACGGTTGCCAAAGCCAATCACTCCGGTTGCTCCGATAACCTGGAGGAACGCTCGCCGACTATGTTGTGTCACGTCTTCATATTCGATCTATCACTTTTAAATTTTTGTCATTTGGTGAAAATAGAGAGGGAATATCCAACGTACTGCAAATTCCTTGAGACGTGTCCGACTACTAGCGGTGACGTCCGGGTAGGATTCGTATCGCTTGCATGGCCTCGTGAGGCGATACAGGATTCGGATTAGCAGCAAATCCCTTCTGAACCTTGCAACGACTATGCGCTGTTAGGCTAGTGCAGGCATTACAACCATAGTACTGTAACATTAAAATAATCCGCAAAACATGAAGACGTTCCAACTGAACTGGAATTAGTCAAATACTGATAATGAGGGTGATTAGAGATCCTTGTCTCGACCAGTTTCCAGTATTAAATAAAATCACAAAATACCGTCCAGCACTCGCCTTCGTCAATGAATATTCTATTTCGAGTAAATTGAGTCCAACTGCTAGGAGACTTTTGTCAGTATCCATATGAAATTGGTTCCTGTACACACCCATACAATTATTTCCATCGATACTGCAGCTGGGTACCTTCACCCAACCTAGCTAATCATATTAAATTCATCCCTCATACCGTGATAGATACATCTTTCCTGCGTGTATCATTTCACACTGGGAATATATTCGCCTACGACACCAGTTTTCCTGAGATCATACGAATAGTATTTGAAAATGTGCTCAACCTAATATTCTATCTCGTACATCTCGTAGAGAGCTGTCGCAACTCTACGAACAGGGCTAACCCCCATAGCTTGTCCGAGTATAGCCCGTATCGGTTTCGACTGTGGAAGAACTATCGTCTTTGAGTTGGAGCTAATCGAGTACAGTTTGCGCTTTCGGTCGCGTCGTATCGGGACGAAGGTACAATATCACGCATATTATTAATTGTATAGCCTATTCTAAATTCCCCGTTTATCACCCTCCTCTTCCAGTACATCGACACAGTCACGGCCGACGAGTTCTATCCACCCATCGACCAAGCTACGGATGCGATAGGAGACACCGGCCCTGACGATGTTCTGTAGCTAGCGTGGGCTCTCGCTCTCGAATGCGACCGGGGCGGGTCGCGAACTCTCTCTCGTCGCTCGTGGATCGATGCACGTCCACACGCTCCAGTTGGGAAGCGTGGGTGTCGAAATACGAACCGGCGAGCGGTATCGGCCGCTCAGTTCCCGTCAATCAGTGTTCTCCTCACGGTCCCCTTTCTGGAGTCGCCGGGTCGCGAGTTCCATCAGATCGGAGTCGTCTGTGACCGGTCGGAGGGTGACAGAGAACGAAATCGGCTCCGGCCGCACCCGATACTCCTCGAACGGAGGAACCGGCGTTCCGCCGACTCCCGTTACCGCGTGGTCGAGGTTGAACGCGACCGACCCTCGGTCTTCGAGTTCGTACACGTAGTCGGCCTCGGCGAGGTTCGACCACTGGTTGAGACTCACGTTCATCGGCTCCTCGTCCGCAAATGCGGCGAGTCCCGTAGATTCGCCCGTGAGCGCCGCCCAGCGAGTTTCGGTCTTGTTGCCGTTGTCCGTCGGGGGGACGTACGGCACGAACTGGTCGTCGATCGATCCAGCGTGCCGACCGAGTTTCATCCCCGACTTCCGATCGGGGTACGTCTCCTCCGGACCACGGCCGTACCACTCGAACGTGCTGAACCGGTCGGCTACCTCGATCTGGAGACCGACCTTCGGGAGCCACTCCGACTCCCCGATTCCATCGACGAGGGGATCGTTCGGTTCTGCCGCCACCTCGACGGTCACGGCCCCGTTTCCGAACACACGGTAGTGATACGTCGTTGCAAAGCCGGGGTCGGAGTCGGCGTCGCCGACGGCGCGGCCCTCGACGGTCACGTCGACGACGCAGTCGTTCGCACGCGTAATGTCGACCGACTCGACCGCGTACTGTATCTCGTCCAATCCGAGCTTGCGCCACGTCTCCGCCACGTTCCCGCCCCAACTCGTCGACTCGTTCATGATCGGGGCGCGCCAGAAATTGAACAGCGGGCCGCGCTCGATGAGTTCCGTCTCGTTCGCACGCATCGAAGCGAGCGTTCCCGCCTCGCGGTCGAACGTGTACTCGAATCCCTCGCCCGACACGACCACGGAGCCGTCTGTCTCGGCCACCGATACCGTCGGCATCTCCGCGACGTCGACCGTCTTCGGTTCGGGCACGTCGACCGGCACTTCGAACTGCGAGAACGCCACCTCGTGACCGCGCTCTGCCCACGGGGTCGAAGTAGAGAGTGCGAAGGAGATGGTGAGCGTGTACTCGGCCCCGGGTTCGTCCGAAGACGGCGTCTCGAACCCGTCGAGAGTCACAGGACGCGTCGCACCCGGCGGGATATCGAGCGAGAGTTCGCCGGACTGCACCGTCTGATCGCCGCACGCGAGTTCCCACCGGGCGTCCAACTCACTCAGCGACGTGAACGCGTGGTGGTTCGTGACGTACACCTCACCCGCGGTCAGGTCTCGTGCGGCGACCTTCACTGGCTGGTGGCACTGCTTGAGTTCCCACAGTTCGGGTTGGACTCGCCGGTCCGCCCAAACCATCCCGTTGAGACAGAAGCTCCCGGCCGGTCCCTCGCGGTGGTAAAACTGGTACTGTTGCCCGTTGTCGGTGGTCGCGTTCAGCGACTGGTTGCTCCACTCCCAGATGAACCCGCCTTGTAGACTGGCGTCTCGGAGGAGCGACTCGAACGTGTACGCCAGTACGGGGGCCTCTGCGGCGGTCGGAGACGCCGCCGCCTCCTTCGAGAGCGCGCGGTCGAAGACGCTGACGGAGTCGTAGGCCACGGTTTCGTCGCCCGACGTCTCACCGCCGATGTGAAGTGGTGCGTCCCCACCATCGACCGATGAGAGCGAATGCTCGCTTCGAGCCAACCGCGACCCGTCGAGGTAGAGGTCGAGCGAGTCTGCGCGGCAGACGGCGACGAGCGTATGCGATCTGTCGTCAGTGAACGACGATGGGACCCGCCCCGCGACAGATGCCGCGCCACCGCCGACAGAGAATACGAAGCGACCTTCCTTGGTGACCAAGCGGAATGCGCCGCGCTTCGAGGCGAGTTCGACCGCGGCGTCGGTGTCGAGTCCCGCAACAGAGACGGCCACCGAGAACTCGACATCGGACGACGTGAGGTCGGGCGGCGACTCGACAGTCACCCGGTCGTCGGGTCCGAGAGTGAGCGACGCGCCGTCCGCGGCGTCGTGAACGGCCGGCGCACCGACGACCGTGCCCTCGTTCCCGTGACCCGACGCGTCCCGGGCGAGTCGGACCGGCGGTTGAATGTACTCGTTCCAGAATCGGTCGACTAGCCCGAGACTGTTCCCGTACGCGTGGTTGTACTCGCCCATCACGATCGGTCGAGTCGGGTCACCGTAATCGTACGTGCCGAATCTGGGGCTGTCTTTTAACTGGCCGTCCGCCGCCAGACTCACCATCGATTCGACGTCGATGTACCGCGGACCGAGCATGTCGCAGAACTCGACTTCCCACCCGCCGATGTTGGGTTGATGGTACAGGAGGCGGTCCCCGGCGAGACCCTCGACGTCCTTCTCGAACGTCTCGACGCTGTCGGTCTTGGGGAGTCGCGTCTCCTCCGTGGTTGTCGGAACGTACTCGTCGTCGGACCCGACTCCGAGACCGGCCATGTGGAGGTGTTCGGCGGCGGTGCCGGCCTCGTTCCCGGTCGACCACGCGAACACGGAGGCGTGATTGCGGTCGCGAAGCAGCATCCGGCGGAACCGCGCGACCGCCTGGTCGTGATACGCCGTCGTCGATGCGAGAACGGGCTGATTCCAGTGCGTCTCGCAGTTGGCCTCGTCGACGACGTAAAGCCCGTACTCGTCGGCGAGACGGAGGAACGTGGGGTCGTTCGGGTAATGGGACGTACGGACGGCGTTGAGGTTGAACTGCTTCATCAACTCGATGTCCGTCCGCATCAGGTCGGCAGAGACCGTGCGCCCCGTCTCCGGGTCGACCTCGTGTCGGTTGGCGCCTCTGACGTTGACGGGCCGTCCGTTGACCCGAACTTGCGCGCCGCGGCGGCCGCGGTCGACGCTGTACTCTCTGAACCCCACTTTCTCGAGAGAGGCCTCCATCACGGCGCCGTCGGCCTCGCGGACGAGTTCCAGGGTGAGCGTATAGAGAGTCGGATGCTCTGCGGTCCACTTCTTCGGATTCTCCACGGACGTCTCCATCGAGGTTACGAAGCCGTCGCCGTCGGCTTGTCCCGTCCCCGAGAGGGTCGTGACTCGCCCGCCGTCCGGATCGCGGAGGACGCCGCGAACCGTGTACGCGCCCGCCTCGTCGTCGCCGTAGTTCGCGACTTCGGCGTCGACGCAGAGCGTCGCGTCGCGGTACTCGTCGTCGAGTTCCTGCCGAACGTCGAAGTCCCGTAGGTGAACCTGTGGCGTTGCGTAGAGGTAGACGCTCCGGTAGATACCGGCGTACTTGTGCATGTCGATGCACTCTAGCGCCTCGGCGTCGGACCACCGGTACACCTGCACGGTGAGTTCGTGGTCGCGACCGGCGGTAACACAATCGGTGATGTCGAACTCGCCGGGAGTCATCGACCCTTGTTGGAAGCCGACGTACCGATCGTCAATCCACACGAAAGCGGCCTGTTTGACGCCCTCGAACCGAACGAACAGTTCGCGGCCGTCCCACTCGGCGGGAATCGAAATCGTTCGGTTGTAGACGCCGACCGGGTCGGGCCTCTCGTCTCCGACACCGGGGATGTTCAGTTTCCCGTCTCCTGCTTGTGGGTTCAACGCGTCGTTGAACTCGGACCACTCCATCGCGAGCGCATCGGAGTAGCCGATCCACGTCGGACGCCAGTTAGTGTAAATGCGCTCGTCGTACCCCTGTGTCTGCCACGGTTCGGGAACGGCGACGGTGTCCCAGTTCCCGCTATCGTGGTCGAACGAGGGGGGCAACTGTCCCGGATTGGTGAAAAACTGGAAGTTCCAGTCACCGTTTAGGAGGCGTACGTACGACGACTCGGCGAACCGTTCTTCGAACGGTGCGAACTTCACGTCGGCGTCGCGGGCCGCCTGCGCGGACTCGTACGGCATCGCCGCCGTAGCCGTGGTCGGTTCTCGGTTCTCCTCGAATCGCTCGGGGTTTTCCAAGTAGGCCGAGAGGTTCTCGATACGTCCCGGTCCGTTGGTGGTCGCGGGGACGGATGCGGCAGACGTCCCCTCCGAGGCGAGTGGGAGGGCGGCCGCCAACCCGGTGACCTGCAGGAACCGTCTCCGCGTCGATCCGAACGGTGCACTATCGCTATCTGTCGACGAGGGTGATTGCTCGCTCATGGGTAATTTCGCCCCCTCGTGGCGTTCTCGGGAGCGCTTCGATAATGTTAGTCCACTGTCTTAAATCTACGTAGATTTAAAGTGAACTTTCTTACTGGATCGCGGATGGCGCTTTACGGCGTACGAGAGAGCAGAGAGAAACCGAGAGATAGTCAGAGTCGAACAGTTCTTCGTCTCTCAGAAACAGCTTCACGGGGTAAGTAGATAGTACGGAAACTTCCACTCGTTCCATTACAGCCTTAGATTCGTAACGGAACGCTTTCGCCTTCTTCTCACTACCCGTCTGTTTACAATAACCAGCTTGAGCGTTCTTCATAATGACAATTAGTTCGTCAGCAACGAACAGAAGGAGAAGGAACGGATTTGTAAAACTACAACCCAGATCAGATATGAGAATACATACAGACTACCATTCCGAGGAAAAAAGTAATATTTCATATTATCTGAGATTTCTGATTGTTTTCATCGATACGGACAGTTCAGGAGTGCTGCACGTTACTCATAGATGAACAAAGGCGCCCAACTTCGACGTGCTGAACGCCGGGATCTGGTCTGTTCGTCCCTGGAAAACAGGGGCGTCAAGAGACGGACGATCGGCGGTAAATTTGCGATAGATAGAGAGCGGCCGTCGTCGAGTAATAGGCCCGGCGATCACCGATAAGCGATGTTGAGTTCGATGATGTTCACCGCGTTCCGAAGCAGGGTCGGGATGTCCTCTCTGAACCGTTCGGTGGACATCCGACTCCGAGGGCCGGAAACGCTCACCGCACCGACGACTTCGTCCTCCTGGTCGAGAATGGGCGCGGCGACGCAGCGCAGTCCGTTCAGGCGTTCCTCCCGGTCGAACGCGACCCCTCGGTCTCGGATTTCGGCGAGTTCATCGAACAGGTTCTCGGGATCGGTGATGGTGTTCTCCGTCGTCGCTGGCATCCCGTGTCGGTCGAGTATCTCCTCGACGCGTTCGGGAGGGAGATGCGCGAGAATCGCTTTCCCGAGTCCGGTGTTGTGGAGGTGCACACGCTGGCCGGTGGTAGCGTCGACCTGCACCGCGTCTTCACCCACCTCACGGTGGATGTAAACCCCTTTCCCGTGTTCTTCGACGAGAAGATTCGAGAGTTCACCCGTCTGCTCTGCGAGCGACTGCATCTCGGGTTTCGCGATGTCGTGTATCGAGAGCCTGTTTCGGGCTTCAGTTCCGATATCGAGGAACTTGAGCCCGACGTAGTAGCGGTTGTCACACTTGACCACGTATTCCTCCTGTTCGAGCGTGCTCAGGTAGTTGTGGACGCTACTCTTGGGCAGATCGAGATCCTGCGCGAGATCCGTGACCCGCGCTCCTTCTCGGTCTTTGAGCGCTTCGACGATTCTGAGCGTCGTCAGCGCGGACTTCACCGGATTTTTCGCTCGGTTGACGTTTTTGCCCATGCTACTTGTTGTGACGGTCGTCATTATATAACTTATGTTCATTACTGACGAACGAGTCGGGGTGCGGTGGTCTCAGGCAAGTCGGTGAGGTATCACGATTCGCCGTATTCCTCCGATAGCACTCCGAGAGGTATACTTTTACCGTGACTATTCCAATTGGAGGGACATATGGGACCGACGATCACCCGGATCGAAAGCGTCGAGTTCGAATACCCACTCGAGGACATCGGAACGGATCAAGCCGGTTTCAACTTGGTGTACGAACCGGGAGAGACCACCGTCCGGAAACTGTTCGCGCTCAGGGTTCACACTGACGAGGGAATCACGGGCGAGTACGTCGGAGGCAACTCGCCCGGCGCCGCCCAGTGGAACACGTTTGCGGACTACCTCATCGGCAAAAATCCGTTAAAACGCGAGAAGCACTGGTCAGAGATAAAGCGCGCCCTACGGAAGTACGACCGGATGGGTATCGGACCCATCGATATCGCCCTCTGGGACTTCGCCGGCAAGTACTACGGCGCTCCTATCCACGAACTACTCGGCACGTACCGCGAACGCCTGCCGGCGTACGCGTCAACCTACCACGGCGACGAGAACGGCGGACTGGACTCCCCGGAGGCGTTTGCGGACTTCGCCGAAGAGTGCCGCGACTCCGGCTTCGACGGGTTCAAGATACACGGTTGGGGCGGCAGCGACGTCTCGCGCAAACTGGACAGAGAGATCGCGGCGGTTCACGCGGTCGGAGAACGAGTCGGCGACGAGATGGATCTGATGTTGGACCCGGCCTGCGAGTACGAGACGTTCGCCGACGCCCTCGCCGTCGGTCGCGCCTGCGACGAGGAGGGGTTCTTCTGGTACGAGGACCCGTTCCGCGACGCCGGCATCTCTCAACACGCCCACCGGAAACTCGCTGATAAACTCGCCACCCCCATCCTCCAGACCGAACACGTGCGAGGTCTCGAATCGCACTCCGACTTCGTCCAGAACGGCGCGACGGACTTCCTGCGCGCGGATCCGGAGTACGACGCGGGCATCACCGGTGCGATGAAGATCGCGCGGGTGGCGGAGGGGTTCGGGCTGGACGTCGAGTTCCACGCTCCCGGGCCCGCACAGCGCCACTGCATCGCCGCCATCCGCAACACGAACTACTACGAGATGGCATTGGTCCACCCCGACTGCGAGAACACGACACCGCCCGTCTACGATGGCGAGTACTCCGATACGATGGACGCGGTCGACGACGATGGAACGGTTCCGGTTCCGGACGGTCCCGGCCTCGGCGTCGAGTACGACTGGGACTACATCGAGCGGAACAAGACGGGGAGCGTCCACACCTACGAGGGGTCATGAGTTACAAAGCTGGAATCATCGGTGCCGGCGGTATCGCGGGGATGGGTATCCTCGGCATGCACGACGAGGAGAAGATAGGGCGCGAGAAGATACGCGCGAGTCACGCCGGCGGCTACGACGCCGCCGAGGGCGTCGAACTCGTCTCGATAGCCGACGTGGACGACGAGAAACTGCGACGGTTCGGTGAGGCGTGGGGGATTCCGCTAGACCGGCGATACGTCGGACACGAGGCGATGCTCGCGGCCGAAGATTTGGACGTCATCTCCGTCTGCACCCCGTCGTTTCTCCACCACCGACACGTGATCGACGCGGTGCGCTCTCAGTCGTCACCGTCGGTCGTCTGGTGTGAGAAGCCCCTCGCCTCGGAGGTGACGAACGCGAACGAGATGATCGAAGCGTGCGAAGAGACCGACACCGAACTGGTCGTCAACCACTCGTTCCGCTTCACCGACAAACTCCGGCGCCTCCGCGAACTCGTTCACGAGGAGAACCTGCTCGG encodes:
- a CDS encoding beta-galactosidase small subunit-related protein; this encodes MSEQSPSSTDSDSAPFGSTRRRFLQVTGLAAALPLASEGTSAASVPATTNGPGRIENLSAYLENPERFEENREPTTATAAMPYESAQAARDADVKFAPFEERFAESSYVRLLNGDWNFQFFTNPGQLPPSFDHDSGNWDTVAVPEPWQTQGYDERIYTNWRPTWIGYSDALAMEWSEFNDALNPQAGDGKLNIPGVGDERPDPVGVYNRTISIPAEWDGRELFVRFEGVKQAAFVWIDDRYVGFQQGSMTPGEFDITDCVTAGRDHELTVQVYRWSDAEALECIDMHKYAGIYRSVYLYATPQVHLRDFDVRQELDDEYRDATLCVDAEVANYGDDEAGAYTVRGVLRDPDGGRVTTLSGTGQADGDGFVTSMETSVENPKKWTAEHPTLYTLTLELVREADGAVMEASLEKVGFREYSVDRGRRGAQVRVNGRPVNVRGANRHEVDPETGRTVSADLMRTDIELMKQFNLNAVRTSHYPNDPTFLRLADEYGLYVVDEANCETHWNQPVLASTTAYHDQAVARFRRMLLRDRNHASVFAWSTGNEAGTAAEHLHMAGLGVGSDDEYVPTTTEETRLPKTDSVETFEKDVEGLAGDRLLYHQPNIGGWEVEFCDMLGPRYIDVESMVSLAADGQLKDSPRFGTYDYGDPTRPIVMGEYNHAYGNSLGLVDRFWNEYIQPPVRLARDASGHGNEGTVVGAPAVHDAADGASLTLGPDDRVTVESPPDLTSSDVEFSVAVSVAGLDTDAAVELASKRGAFRLVTKEGRFVFSVGGGAASVAGRVPSSFTDDRSHTLVAVCRADSLDLYLDGSRLARSEHSLSSVDGGDAPLHIGGETSGDETVAYDSVSVFDRALSKEAAASPTAAEAPVLAYTFESLLRDASLQGGFIWEWSNQSLNATTDNGQQYQFYHREGPAGSFCLNGMVWADRRVQPELWELKQCHQPVKVAARDLTAGEVYVTNHHAFTSLSELDARWELACGDQTVQSGELSLDIPPGATRPVTLDGFETPSSDEPGAEYTLTISFALSTSTPWAERGHEVAFSQFEVPVDVPEPKTVDVAEMPTVSVAETDGSVVVSGEGFEYTFDREAGTLASMRANETELIERGPLFNFWRAPIMNESTSWGGNVAETWRKLGLDEIQYAVESVDITRANDCVVDVTVEGRAVGDADSDPGFATTYHYRVFGNGAVTVEVAAEPNDPLVDGIGESEWLPKVGLQIEVADRFSTFEWYGRGPEETYPDRKSGMKLGRHAGSIDDQFVPYVPPTDNGNKTETRWAALTGESTGLAAFADEEPMNVSLNQWSNLAEADYVYELEDRGSVAFNLDHAVTGVGGTPVPPFEEYRVRPEPISFSVTLRPVTDDSDLMELATRRLQKGDREENTD
- a CDS encoding mandelate racemase family protein, with product MGPTITRIESVEFEYPLEDIGTDQAGFNLVYEPGETTVRKLFALRVHTDEGITGEYVGGNSPGAAQWNTFADYLIGKNPLKREKHWSEIKRALRKYDRMGIGPIDIALWDFAGKYYGAPIHELLGTYRERLPAYASTYHGDENGGLDSPEAFADFAEECRDSGFDGFKIHGWGGSDVSRKLDREIAAVHAVGERVGDEMDLMLDPACEYETFADALAVGRACDEEGFFWYEDPFRDAGISQHAHRKLADKLATPILQTEHVRGLESHSDFVQNGATDFLRADPEYDAGITGAMKIARVAEGFGLDVEFHAPGPAQRHCIAAIRNTNYYEMALVHPDCENTTPPVYDGEYSDTMDAVDDDGTVPVPDGPGLGVEYDWDYIERNKTGSVHTYEGS
- a CDS encoding IclR family transcriptional regulator, with translation MGKNVNRAKNPVKSALTTLRIVEALKDREGARVTDLAQDLDLPKSSVHNYLSTLEQEEYVVKCDNRYYVGLKFLDIGTEARNRLSIHDIAKPEMQSLAEQTGELSNLLVEEHGKGVYIHREVGEDAVQVDATTGQRVHLHNTGLGKAILAHLPPERVEEILDRHGMPATTENTITDPENLFDELAEIRDRGVAFDREERLNGLRCVAAPILDQEDEVVGAVSVSGPRSRMSTERFREDIPTLLRNAVNIIELNIAYR